One segment of Pandoraea pnomenusa DNA contains the following:
- the zwf gene encoding glucose-6-phosphate dehydrogenase, whose amino-acid sequence MHTPSPYTFVLFGATGDLSLRKVLPSLFRAFRTGQLGSDGRADASDATATGRILAVSRKPMDAAGYHTWCEEHVRGHIKPDVWDEAAWKQFLATIDYMPLDLGRQAEFDVLAGRLAKRPGVRIFYLATGPSLFIPICEGLRRAGLNENGRIVLEKPLGHDLASSEAINDAVGAIFREDQIYRIDHYLGKEAVQNLLALRFGNAIFEPLWRRDLIENIQITIAEEIGVEGRGEFYEQTGALRDMVQNHLLQLLAIVAMEPPLSMDADAVRDEKLRVLRSLRRLDDESVARNVVRGQYGGGAIGKSAVSAYVDEPGVPADSQTETFVALKADIDNWRWAGVPFFLRTGKRLGERVAEIVVNYRATPYPLLGEATTHPGVNRLVIRLQPNESIRLYCLAKQPGEGMNLQSVHLDLAFDQFFKGHRMDAYERLLLDVIHGRLALFVRRDEQEQAWRWVAPIQAYWARQHKGPKRYAAGTWGPPAASALLTQYGTSWVEEDN is encoded by the coding sequence ATGCATACGCCTTCACCCTATACTTTTGTGTTGTTCGGTGCCACCGGCGATTTGTCGCTGCGCAAGGTACTCCCTTCGTTGTTCCGGGCGTTCCGCACCGGGCAGCTCGGGTCCGACGGCCGGGCCGATGCCTCGGACGCGACTGCCACCGGCCGCATTCTGGCCGTCTCCCGCAAACCGATGGATGCCGCCGGCTACCACACCTGGTGCGAAGAGCACGTGCGAGGCCATATCAAGCCCGACGTGTGGGACGAGGCGGCGTGGAAGCAGTTTCTGGCGACGATCGATTACATGCCGCTCGATCTCGGGCGCCAGGCGGAATTCGACGTGCTGGCCGGACGGCTGGCGAAGCGGCCCGGCGTGCGCATCTTCTATCTGGCCACCGGGCCGTCGTTATTCATTCCGATTTGTGAAGGGCTGCGAAGGGCGGGGCTCAACGAGAACGGGCGCATCGTGCTCGAGAAGCCGCTGGGCCACGATCTCGCATCGTCCGAGGCGATCAACGACGCCGTGGGCGCGATCTTCCGCGAAGACCAGATTTACCGCATCGACCATTACCTCGGGAAGGAGGCGGTGCAGAACCTGCTCGCGCTGCGTTTCGGCAATGCGATTTTCGAACCGCTGTGGCGGCGTGACCTGATCGAGAACATCCAGATCACGATCGCGGAGGAGATCGGGGTGGAGGGGCGCGGCGAGTTCTATGAGCAGACCGGCGCGCTGCGCGACATGGTGCAGAACCACCTGCTGCAACTGCTCGCCATCGTGGCGATGGAGCCGCCGTTGTCGATGGACGCCGACGCCGTGCGCGACGAGAAGCTTCGCGTGCTGCGTTCGCTGCGCCGGCTTGACGACGAGTCAGTGGCCCGCAACGTGGTGCGCGGCCAATACGGCGGCGGGGCCATCGGCAAGTCGGCCGTATCCGCTTACGTGGACGAGCCGGGGGTGCCCGCCGACAGCCAGACCGAAACGTTCGTGGCCCTGAAGGCCGACATCGACAACTGGCGCTGGGCCGGCGTGCCGTTTTTCCTGCGCACGGGCAAGCGGCTGGGCGAACGTGTGGCGGAGATCGTCGTCAACTATCGGGCCACGCCGTATCCGTTGCTCGGCGAGGCAACGACGCACCCCGGCGTGAACCGTCTCGTCATCCGTCTGCAGCCGAACGAATCGATCCGCCTCTACTGTCTGGCGAAGCAACCGGGTGAGGGAATGAACCTGCAATCGGTTCACCTCGATCTCGCGTTCGATCAGTTCTTCAAAGGGCACCGCATGGATGCCTACGAGCGCTTGTTGCTCGACGTCATCCACGGGCGCCTGGCCCTGTTCGTACGACGTGACGAGCAGGAACAGGCCTGGCGCTGGGTCGCGCCGATCCAGGCGTACTGGGCGCGCCAGCACAAGGGTCCGAAGCGCTACGCCGCCGGCACCTGGGGGCCGCCCGCCGCGAGCGCGCTGCTCACGCAGTACGGCACGAGCTGGGTGGAAGAAGACAACTGA
- the dapA gene encoding 4-hydroxy-tetrahydrodipicolinate synthase, protein MHSTRFLGVWIPLVTPMTGANGDRIDRHAFARLVDYYLAAGVDGLVVAGTTGEGALLDDEERRWLVEAACHLARDHAPILAGIGAADTSHAARQMRQLDDLPLSGYLVSPPYYLRPSQEGILWHYRALAAGTRKPIVLYDVPLRTGVALDVETIRELASHERFAAIKACDADALVRLPSQVDLPVLCGDDLQLLPALQAGATGCISAAAHVRPDLFLKLLRYARDGDMVHATALFNGMKPLMRRLFAEPNPVAIKAALASLGLCAQTVRRPLMPCTTSLRKELDAQLEVTMAF, encoded by the coding sequence ATGCATTCAACCCGCTTTCTCGGCGTGTGGATTCCGCTCGTCACGCCCATGACCGGCGCCAACGGCGACCGGATCGATCGCCACGCGTTCGCACGCCTCGTGGACTACTACCTCGCCGCGGGCGTCGACGGCCTCGTGGTGGCCGGCACCACCGGCGAAGGCGCGCTGCTCGACGACGAGGAGCGCCGCTGGCTCGTCGAAGCCGCCTGCCATCTCGCTCGCGATCACGCGCCGATACTCGCGGGTATCGGCGCGGCCGACACGAGCCACGCCGCGCGGCAGATGCGCCAACTCGACGATTTGCCCCTCTCGGGGTATCTCGTCTCGCCGCCCTACTATCTGCGTCCGTCGCAGGAGGGCATCCTCTGGCACTATCGCGCGCTCGCCGCCGGCACGCGCAAGCCGATCGTGCTCTACGACGTGCCGTTGCGCACCGGTGTGGCGCTCGACGTCGAAACGATCCGCGAACTGGCGTCGCACGAGCGCTTCGCGGCCATCAAGGCGTGCGACGCCGATGCGCTTGTGCGTCTGCCGTCGCAAGTCGACCTGCCGGTGCTGTGCGGCGACGACCTGCAACTGCTGCCCGCATTGCAGGCCGGTGCGACGGGCTGCATTTCGGCCGCCGCTCATGTGCGGCCGGACCTGTTCCTCAAGCTCCTGCGCTATGCGCGCGACGGCGACATGGTGCACGCGACGGCACTGTTCAACGGCATGAAGCCCCTCATGCGGCGGCTGTTTGCCGAGCCCAATCCGGTGGCGATCAAGGCCGCGCTCGCCTCGCTCGGACTGTGCGCGCAGACGGTGCGCCGCCCCCTGATGCCGTGCACGACGTCGCTGCGCAAGGAACTCGATGCGCAACTCGAAGTGACCATGGCCTTCTGA
- a CDS encoding MarR family winged helix-turn-helix transcriptional regulator, with protein sequence MSDSARRFGFLVADVQRLFGRRFEQLAQRTLPLTRAQCRLLVYLADNRGVSQTVLADILETPMQTLARTLERMEAAGWVRRRPDARDPRIERLFVTRAAVAQLEVARALSDEVRNEAMQGLTAFECVQLTQLLQKVRRNLANVVPTPLDTVVPAALRRDGPRDVPHHEATASNAAVSPGAQRLDGPEDGLSECTDLRPR encoded by the coding sequence ATGTCCGATTCCGCCCGACGATTCGGTTTTCTCGTGGCAGACGTCCAGCGTCTGTTCGGACGCCGTTTCGAACAGCTCGCGCAACGCACGCTGCCGCTTACGCGCGCACAGTGCCGCTTGCTGGTCTATCTCGCCGACAATCGGGGCGTGAGCCAGACGGTGCTGGCCGACATCCTCGAGACGCCCATGCAGACGCTCGCGCGAACGCTCGAGCGCATGGAGGCGGCGGGGTGGGTGCGGCGCCGGCCGGACGCGCGCGATCCTCGCATCGAGCGCTTGTTCGTCACGCGCGCGGCGGTGGCGCAGCTCGAAGTCGCCCGTGCGCTCTCCGACGAAGTGCGCAACGAAGCGATGCAGGGTCTCACGGCATTCGAGTGCGTCCAACTCACGCAGCTCTTGCAGAAGGTGCGTCGAAATCTCGCCAATGTCGTGCCGACGCCGCTCGACACCGTGGTGCCGGCGGCGTTGCGTCGCGACGGGCCACGCGATGTGCCGCACCACGAAGCGACGGCCTCGAACGCGGCTGTCTCTCCGGGCGCGCAGCGTCTCGACGGTCCCGAGGACGGGCTGTCGGAATGCACCGACTTGCGGCCGCGGTAG
- the pgl gene encoding 6-phosphogluconolactonase yields MIHWRIFPTREAQAQALANAVVAGLDEALTIRPRALLAVSGGASPRPFLMQLARLPVAWRDVDITLVDDRWLPPTHDESNARLVAETLLPHASGAHWLPLVDTRTSASLQVRTLNDTWAHGVPQVCVLGMGEDGHTASLFADAPQWHDAITTREKFVLVHPQRAPHVRVSWSLAALAASERLMLQIQGPAKRAVLEAAQDEVQDNAISRLIHREGVSLDVFWSEE; encoded by the coding sequence ATGATCCACTGGCGAATTTTCCCAACGCGTGAAGCGCAGGCACAGGCACTCGCGAACGCGGTCGTCGCCGGGCTCGACGAAGCCTTGACGATCCGCCCGCGTGCGCTGCTCGCGGTGTCGGGCGGCGCGAGTCCTCGGCCGTTCCTCATGCAACTCGCCCGGCTCCCGGTGGCATGGCGCGATGTCGACATCACGCTGGTCGACGACCGCTGGTTGCCGCCCACGCACGATGAGAGCAACGCGCGGCTCGTGGCCGAGACGCTGTTGCCCCACGCGAGCGGCGCGCACTGGCTGCCGCTCGTCGACACGCGCACGAGCGCCTCGCTGCAGGTGCGTACGCTCAACGACACCTGGGCGCACGGCGTGCCGCAGGTGTGTGTGCTGGGCATGGGCGAAGACGGGCATACGGCGTCACTCTTCGCCGATGCTCCGCAGTGGCACGACGCGATCACCACCCGTGAGAAGTTCGTGCTCGTGCATCCGCAGCGCGCGCCGCACGTGCGGGTCTCATGGTCGCTGGCGGCGCTCGCGGCCAGCGAGCGGCTCATGCTGCAGATTCAGGGCCCGGCCAAGCGGGCCGTACTGGAAGCGGCGCAGGACGAGGTGCAGGACAACGCCATTTCCCGGCTGATCCACCGTGAAGGAGTGAGTCTCGATGTCTTCTGGAGTGAGGAATAA
- a CDS encoding dodecin, giving the protein MSNHVYKQIELTGSSTQSIDDAVKCAIERASKTLRNLNWFEITETRGHIEDGKVAHWQVTLKVGVRLED; this is encoded by the coding sequence ATGTCGAATCACGTGTACAAGCAGATCGAGCTGACCGGCTCGTCGACCCAATCGATCGACGATGCCGTCAAATGCGCCATCGAGCGCGCGAGCAAGACGTTGCGCAACCTGAACTGGTTCGAGATCACGGAAACCCGAGGCCACATCGAGGACGGCAAGGTCGCTCACTGGCAGGTCACCCTCAAGGTCGGCGTGCGTCTGGAAGACTGA
- the edd gene encoding phosphogluconate dehydratase — protein MTQFSHNVSLHPVVKRVTERLIERSRPSRQAYLEGVARAAQGQPGRERIGCANLAHALAAAPADDRLRIRSERTPNIGIVTAYNDMLSAHAPFAEFPDIIKSAARSHGASAQVAGGVPAMCDGVTQGYAGMELSLFSRDVIAMASVVALSHQMFDAAMFLGVCDKIVPGLVIAAQAFGHLPAVFSPAGPMPSGLPNDEKSRIRQEYAAGRVTRAALLDAELAAYHAEGTCTFYGTANSNQMLMEFMGLHLPGASFVNPHTPLRHALTQAATARAVALAKSGITTSQILDERAFVNGVVGLLATGGSTNHTLHLVAMAHAGGILLDWQDFAELSDVTPLLAHIYPSGKADVNQFQAAGGLNFLIRELLDAGFLHNDVTTVMGHGLRAYTQEACLRDDVLCWQDAPAESLDENIVRPASRPFAPEGGLRMLAGNLGRAVIKSSAVKPEHQKVRAPARVFSDQESAQAAFKAGELTRDVVVVVRFQGPRANGMPELHKLMPMLGLLQDEGHHVALVTDGRMSGASGKVPAAIHLSPEAEQGGMLARVQDGDIITIDCEKNLLHCEIDDAALAARRPASPPQRPFDPWRNVFSLFRRNVGAAPHGACVLFDDAEYPKDS, from the coding sequence ATGACTCAGTTTTCGCATAATGTGTCGCTGCATCCGGTGGTCAAGCGCGTGACAGAGCGCCTGATCGAGCGTAGCCGGCCGTCCCGTCAGGCGTATCTGGAGGGCGTGGCCCGCGCCGCACAGGGACAGCCCGGACGGGAGAGGATCGGATGCGCCAACCTCGCGCATGCATTGGCGGCCGCGCCCGCCGACGACCGTCTCAGGATCCGCTCCGAACGCACCCCCAACATCGGCATCGTCACCGCATACAACGATATGCTTTCGGCGCACGCGCCATTCGCCGAGTTCCCCGACATCATCAAGTCGGCGGCGCGCTCGCATGGCGCAAGCGCCCAGGTGGCCGGCGGCGTGCCCGCCATGTGCGACGGCGTGACGCAAGGCTATGCCGGCATGGAACTGTCGCTCTTCTCCCGTGACGTGATCGCCATGGCGTCGGTGGTCGCGCTCTCGCACCAGATGTTCGACGCGGCCATGTTCCTCGGCGTATGCGACAAGATCGTGCCGGGTCTCGTGATTGCCGCACAGGCGTTCGGCCACCTGCCCGCCGTGTTCAGTCCGGCCGGCCCCATGCCCTCGGGACTGCCCAACGACGAGAAGTCGCGCATCCGCCAGGAGTACGCCGCCGGGCGCGTCACGCGCGCCGCGCTGCTCGACGCCGAACTCGCGGCCTATCACGCCGAAGGCACCTGCACGTTCTACGGCACGGCGAACAGCAATCAGATGCTCATGGAGTTCATGGGCCTGCATCTGCCGGGCGCGTCGTTCGTCAACCCCCATACGCCGCTGCGCCACGCGCTCACGCAAGCCGCCACGGCGCGCGCGGTAGCCCTCGCGAAATCGGGCATCACCACGTCGCAGATCCTCGACGAGCGCGCTTTCGTCAACGGCGTGGTCGGCCTGCTCGCGACCGGCGGCTCGACCAACCACACGCTGCACCTGGTCGCCATGGCGCACGCGGGCGGCATCCTGCTCGACTGGCAGGACTTCGCGGAACTGTCCGACGTCACGCCGCTACTCGCTCACATCTACCCGAGCGGCAAAGCCGACGTGAACCAGTTCCAGGCGGCGGGTGGTCTGAATTTCCTCATTCGTGAACTGCTTGACGCCGGCTTCCTGCACAACGACGTGACCACGGTCATGGGGCACGGGCTGCGCGCGTACACGCAGGAAGCCTGCCTGCGCGATGACGTGCTGTGCTGGCAGGACGCTCCCGCCGAATCGCTCGACGAGAACATCGTGCGTCCGGCCTCGCGACCGTTTGCGCCCGAGGGCGGCCTGCGCATGCTCGCCGGCAATCTCGGACGCGCCGTCATCAAGTCGTCGGCCGTCAAACCCGAGCACCAGAAGGTGCGCGCACCCGCGCGCGTGTTCTCGGATCAGGAGTCCGCCCAGGCCGCGTTCAAGGCGGGCGAACTGACGCGCGACGTGGTCGTGGTGGTGCGCTTCCAGGGGCCCCGCGCGAACGGCATGCCGGAGCTGCACAAGCTCATGCCGATGCTCGGCCTGCTGCAGGACGAAGGTCACCATGTGGCGCTCGTGACCGACGGCCGGATGTCGGGCGCGTCCGGCAAGGTGCCCGCCGCCATTCATCTGTCGCCCGAAGCCGAGCAGGGCGGCATGCTCGCGCGCGTGCAGGATGGCGACATCATCACCATCGACTGCGAAAAGAACCTCCTTCATTGCGAAATCGACGACGCCGCACTCGCCGCACGCCGTCCGGCGTCGCCGCCGCAACGCCCGTTCGATCCCTGGCGCAACGTCTTCTCGCTGTTCCGGCGCAATGTCGGCGCCGCGCCGCACGGCGCCTGCGTGCTCTTCGACGACGCCGAGTATCCGAAGGACAGTTGA
- a CDS encoding bifunctional transcriptional regulator/glucokinase, which yields MSSGVRNNPPHLSGPRLLADIGGTNARFALEISPGDLVEIRDYACDDYAGVPEVIRAYLDDADHAEPVRHAAIAIANPIEGDEVRMTNRDWHFSIEATRRALRFETLLVVNDFTALAMALPYLSDAQKHQVGGGEPRPNGVIGLLGPGTGVGVSGLIPAADRWIALGSEGGHTTFAPADEREIDVLRYAWKHFPHVSFERLVAGPGMALVYQALAAREGREVQALETPEIAKLAHAGDPLARETVDCFCAMLGTLAGNVAVTLGAVGGVYLGGGVIPKLGKLFEDSPFRRRFEAKGRFEAYLRKIPTFVITADHPAFLGTSAILAEQLGTHAVGAGALIDRLHRLRDRLSPAEQRVAELTLKQPRALLAEPVAEIARLARVSQPTVIRFCRKLGCQGLSDFKLKLASALTGTLPVRHGQVHVGDSAAEFSAKVLDNTVSSILQMREHLDARTVESAVALLDGARRIEFYGLGNSGVIAQDAHYKFFRFGMPTIAYGDPYLLQAAAGLLGDGDVVVAISASGRSVDLNRAVDIAVGRGAKVIALTARNSPLARKATLVLPNDHVETMGAHVTMIARILHLAAIDVLAVGVAIRRAGPGGHAVGEGALDWLGHGSGQDADRKSTGD from the coding sequence ATGTCTTCTGGAGTGAGGAATAATCCGCCGCATCTGAGCGGGCCGCGTCTGCTTGCCGATATCGGCGGCACCAACGCTCGCTTCGCCCTGGAAATTTCGCCGGGCGACCTTGTCGAGATTCGCGATTACGCGTGCGACGATTACGCCGGTGTTCCCGAAGTCATTCGCGCCTATCTCGACGATGCCGATCACGCCGAGCCTGTGCGGCATGCGGCGATCGCGATCGCCAACCCGATCGAAGGCGACGAAGTTCGCATGACGAACCGCGACTGGCACTTCTCGATCGAAGCCACTCGACGTGCGCTGCGTTTCGAAACGCTGCTGGTGGTCAACGATTTCACCGCGCTGGCCATGGCGCTCCCGTATCTGAGCGACGCACAAAAGCATCAGGTGGGGGGCGGCGAGCCGCGTCCGAATGGCGTCATCGGCTTGCTCGGGCCGGGCACGGGTGTGGGCGTGTCGGGCCTGATTCCGGCCGCGGACCGGTGGATTGCGCTGGGCAGCGAGGGCGGGCATACGACGTTCGCGCCGGCCGACGAACGCGAAATCGACGTCCTGCGCTACGCGTGGAAGCATTTTCCGCATGTGTCTTTCGAGCGCCTGGTGGCGGGGCCGGGCATGGCGCTCGTCTATCAGGCGCTGGCCGCGCGCGAGGGCCGCGAGGTGCAGGCACTCGAGACCCCCGAGATCGCGAAACTCGCGCATGCGGGCGACCCGCTCGCGCGCGAGACCGTCGACTGCTTTTGCGCGATGCTCGGTACCCTCGCGGGCAATGTGGCGGTGACGCTGGGGGCGGTCGGCGGCGTGTACCTCGGTGGCGGCGTGATCCCCAAGCTCGGCAAGCTGTTCGAGGACTCCCCGTTTCGCCGGCGCTTCGAGGCCAAGGGGCGTTTCGAGGCCTATCTGCGGAAGATCCCGACATTCGTGATCACGGCCGACCATCCGGCGTTTCTCGGCACGTCCGCGATTCTCGCCGAACAACTCGGCACGCACGCGGTCGGCGCGGGGGCGTTGATCGACCGTCTGCATCGTCTGCGCGACCGGCTGAGTCCCGCAGAGCAACGCGTTGCCGAACTCACGCTGAAGCAACCGCGCGCGTTGCTGGCGGAACCGGTGGCCGAGATCGCGCGACTGGCCCGGGTGAGTCAACCCACAGTGATCCGCTTTTGCCGCAAGCTTGGCTGCCAGGGGCTGTCGGACTTCAAGCTCAAGCTCGCAAGCGCACTTACCGGCACGTTGCCGGTGCGCCACGGGCAGGTGCATGTGGGCGACTCGGCGGCGGAGTTCAGCGCCAAGGTGCTCGACAACACCGTCTCGTCGATCCTGCAGATGCGCGAGCACCTCGACGCCCGGACGGTCGAGTCGGCGGTCGCGCTGCTCGACGGCGCGCGTCGCATCGAGTTCTATGGACTGGGAAATTCGGGCGTGATCGCGCAGGACGCACACTACAAGTTCTTCCGCTTCGGAATGCCAACCATCGCGTATGGCGACCCGTATCTGTTGCAGGCCGCCGCGGGTTTGCTCGGTGATGGCGACGTTGTGGTGGCAATTTCGGCGTCGGGGCGCTCGGTGGATCTGAACCGGGCCGTCGATATTGCCGTGGGGCGCGGAGCGAAGGTTATCGCGCTCACGGCGCGAAACTCGCCGCTGGCGCGCAAGGCCACGCTGGTGCTGCCGAACGATCACGTCGAGACGATGGGCGCGCACGTGACGATGATCGCCCGGATACTGCATCTGGCGGCCATTGACGTGCTGGCCGTTGGCGTGGCGATCCGGCGTGCCGGTCCGGGCGGGCACGCCGTGGGCGAGGGTGCGCTGGACTGGCTCGGTCACGGCAGCGGACAGGACGCCGACAGGAAATCGACAGGTGACTGA
- a CDS encoding AMP nucleosidase produces the protein MSEQEPVHATRSIADPVEAVAYLKTIYDANTAYLRAAFERFSTQKDSARRVSAHYPFIRITTEDITQLDKRLSYGFVSGPGSYQTTVTRPDLFENYYTEQLRRLAHNHGVAFEVGVSDEPIPVHFAYQDGVYLEGDLDQTHLRAMRTVFDVPDLATMDDSIVNGTRDPLPDEILPLALFTAPRVDYSLHRLRHYTATSPEHFQNYVLFTNYQFYIDEFVELGRELMSETDDPALREYRSQYTAFVEPGNVTHWNQNIDARAPAGTSPSRLPQMPAYHLVRPDNTGITMVNIGVGPSNAKTITDHIAVLRPHAWVMLGHCAGLRNSQRLGDYCLAHGYVREDHVLDDDLPLWVPVPPLAEVQVALERAVADVTQLDDFELKRVMRTGTVVTVDNRNWELRDHREPVQRMSQSRAIALDMESATIAANGFRFRVPYGTLLCVSDKPLHGELKLPGMADRFYRERVDQHLKIGVKAMELLRDNGLDRLHSRKLRSFNEVAFQ, from the coding sequence ATGTCCGAACAAGAACCGGTCCATGCCACCCGATCGATTGCGGATCCGGTGGAAGCCGTCGCCTACCTGAAGACGATTTACGACGCCAACACGGCGTACCTTCGCGCCGCGTTCGAACGCTTTTCGACGCAAAAGGATTCCGCGCGACGGGTGAGCGCGCATTACCCGTTCATTCGTATCACCACCGAGGACATCACCCAGCTCGACAAGCGCCTGTCCTACGGCTTCGTGTCGGGGCCGGGCAGCTACCAGACGACCGTCACGCGCCCCGACCTGTTCGAGAACTATTACACCGAGCAGCTTCGTCGCCTCGCGCACAACCACGGCGTGGCATTCGAAGTGGGGGTATCGGACGAGCCGATTCCCGTGCACTTCGCCTATCAGGACGGCGTGTACCTCGAGGGCGATCTCGACCAGACTCACCTGCGCGCCATGCGCACCGTGTTCGATGTGCCCGATCTGGCGACGATGGACGACAGTATCGTGAACGGCACGCGCGACCCGCTGCCTGACGAGATTCTGCCGCTCGCGCTGTTCACGGCGCCGCGCGTGGACTATTCGCTGCATCGTCTGCGCCACTACACGGCAACCTCGCCCGAGCATTTCCAGAACTACGTGCTTTTCACGAATTACCAGTTTTACATCGACGAATTCGTCGAGTTGGGACGGGAATTGATGAGCGAGACCGACGATCCGGCGCTGCGCGAATACCGCAGCCAATACACGGCGTTCGTCGAACCGGGGAATGTCACGCACTGGAACCAGAACATCGACGCGCGCGCGCCCGCGGGCACATCGCCGTCGCGGTTGCCGCAGATGCCGGCCTACCATCTCGTGCGCCCCGACAATACGGGCATCACCATGGTCAATATCGGTGTGGGCCCTTCGAACGCGAAGACGATCACCGATCACATCGCGGTGCTGCGCCCGCACGCCTGGGTGATGTTGGGACACTGCGCGGGGCTGCGCAATTCGCAACGTCTGGGCGACTACTGCCTGGCGCACGGCTATGTTCGCGAAGACCACGTGCTCGACGACGACCTGCCACTGTGGGTGCCGGTGCCGCCGCTGGCCGAAGTGCAGGTGGCGCTCGAGCGCGCCGTGGCCGACGTGACGCAGCTCGACGATTTCGAACTCAAGCGCGTGATGCGCACAGGAACGGTCGTGACGGTCGATAACCGTAACTGGGAATTGCGCGATCACCGCGAGCCCGTGCAGCGCATGAGCCAGAGCCGCGCCATTGCGCTCGACATGGAGAGCGCGACCATCGCGGCGAATGGGTTTCGCTTCCGGGTGCCATACGGTACCTTGCTCTGCGTGAGCGACAAGCCACTGCACGGCGAGTTGAAACTGCCCGGCATGGCGGACCGCTTCTATCGCGAACGGGTCGATCAGCATCTGAAGATCGGCGTGAAGGCGATGGAGCTGTTGCGCGACAACGGCCTCGATCGCCTGCATAGCCGCAAGCTGCGAAGCTTCAACGAAGTCGCGTTCCAGTAA